TCGCCGAGGGCCGGCACGAGCGCTTCGTGGTGCCGGATCTCGCGCGCTTTCTCGAGCGCGCCGCCGCCAAGGGAGCGCGGGGACCGCGCTGATGGCGAGCCGGACCGGGTGGGGCGAGGCGCGCGGCGCGGTCACCTCACGCGGGTAGCGCGCCGCGCGCCGCGTGATCTCCGTTGCCGAGCCGCGCGAGGAAATCGCGCAGCGCCGCCTGCGTGGACGGGAAGGCCAGTTCCGTCCACGGGATGTCGGCGGGCGCGACCCACTCCAGCCGATCGTTCTCGTGGCAGAGGGTGAGCGTGCCGCTCAGCACCTCCGCCGTGTAGACCACGATGACCACCGGCGTCGCCGCGTAGGAGTAGACGCCGACCAGGGCGCCCAGGGCCACCGTGAGGCCCGTCTCCTCCCAGGTCTCGCGCAGGGCGGCCGCGTCCACCGTCTCGCCCCAGTCCACGTAGCCACCGGGGAACGTCCACTTCCCCCGCGACGGCTCGATGGCCCGGCGGGTGAGCAGGAGGCGACCGTCGACGAGCGGGATGGTGCCGGCCACCACCTTCTGGTCCAGGTAATAGACGAACTCGCAGCCCCCGCACACCATCTCGGGTCGCCGGTCGGGTCCGACCGGGCGCCGCTCGAGCCGGGCGCCGCAGAGGGGACAGAAGCGGATCGTCTCGGGAGTGAGAACGCGCGGAGGCGGATCGGACGGCATGACGCGGGCCAGTCTAGCACGCGCGGCCGCGACGCCTTGACACCCGGCGACCGCGTGCGCGAGGCTCGCGGTCGAAGGGAGGCGCCGCGTCCATGAAGTGTGTCGCGTGCCGGACCAGTAACCCATGAGAGGGGAGCCATGAGGATCAATCGAGCCCGCCTCGCCGGGAGCATGGACGCCCTCGGCAAGATCGGGGAGACCGCGCGCGGAGGCCTCGACCGGGTGGCCCTGACCGACGACGATCGGCGCGGCCGCGATCTGCTGGTCGGCTGGATGAAGCAGGCCGGCCTCACCGTCACCGTCGATCAGATGGGCAACATCTTCGGCGTCCGCCCGGGCACCGAGTCCCTGCCCCCCGTCTTCATGGGCTCCCACGCGGACTCGGTGCCGAGCGGCGGCAAGTACGACGGCCAGCTCGGCGTGCTGTGCGCGCTCGAGACGATTCGCACCCTGATCGACGCGCGGGCCCGCACCCGGCATCCGGTCGGCATGATCGTCTTCACCAACGAGGAAGGCGCGCGCTTCCAGCCCGCGATGATCGCCTCCGGGGTCATGGCGGGAAAGATCCCCCTGGAGGACGCCTACAACGCGCGCGACCGCGACGGGCGGCGTCTGGTGGACGAGCTGGAGCGGATCGGCTACCTGGGCGCCGAGCCCTGCGTGCCCCGCCCGATGCGCGCGTACCTCGAGCTGCACATCGAGCAGGGCCCAATCCTCGAGGAGGAGCAGATCCCCCTCGGAGTCGTCGAGGGCATCGTGGCGATCTCGTGGTCGCGGATCACCTTCCACGGCGTGCAGGACCACGCGGGCCCGACCCCGATGCGCATCCGCCACGACGCGCTGGTGGCCGCCGCCGAGGTGGTGGGCGGGGTGCGGGGCATCGCCCGGAAGATCGGCGGCAACCTGGTGGCCACGGTGGGACGGCTCGACGTGACGCCCAACATTCCCAACGCGATTCCCGGCCGGGTGGGCTTCTCGGTGGACCTCCGTGACCCGGCCGAATCCACCATCGACCGCGCCCTCTCCATGCTGGACCGGGTGGTGCGCGCCGCGGCCAAGCGCGAGGGCGTGCGCGCCGAGGTCGAGCACTACTGGCGCGTCCCGCGCACCCGCTTCGACCGCGAGGTCGTCGACGCGGTGGAGGCGGCGGCGGTCACCCTCGGCTGCGGCCACCGTCGCATCCTCTCCGGGGCCGGCCACGACGCCCAGTACATGGCGGCGATCGCGCCCACCGGGATGATCTTCGTGCCCTCGCGCGCGGGCCGCAGCCACTGCGAGGAGGAGTTCACCGCACTCGACGACATCGAGCACGGCGCCAACGCGCTGCTGCTCGCGTGCGCCCAGCTCGCCGGGGCGCAGGGCCGGCTGCGCTAGGGCGTGCCGCGCGCCTTGAGCCGCTGCACCAGATCCTCGTACGACGAGGTCCGGATGACGCGGTCGAACTGGGAGCGATAGCTCGCGATCAGGCTCACGTTTTCGATCAGCACGTCGTACATGAGCCAGCGGTCGCCCCGTCGAAGGACCCGCGCCTCCACCGGGACCTGGGTGCCCTTGGCGGTGACGATCTGGGCCCGCACCACGCCGTAGTCGCCGTCGATGCGCTCGCCCACGTACTGCACGCGCTCGCCGCCGTACTCGCCGATGCGCGACAGATAGCCGCGCTCCAGCAGCCCCTGGAAGATGCCGACGAACTCCTCGCGCTCCGCCGGGGTGCGCTTGCTCCAGTGCGGACCCAGCGCCCGGCGCGCCGCTTCCGCGACGTCGAAGGCCGCGAGCGCGACCGCGCGGATCTCGGCCTTGCGCTGGCCCTGATCCAGCGCGGGATCCTCGAGCACGCGGACGACACGGTCGGTGTGGGCCTTCAGCTGATCGGTGGGAGCGCCCGCCCCGGCGGGCCCGGCGAGCGCGAGGAGCAGCAGGAGCGCCGCGGCGAGCCGGCCGGTCAGGCGATGACCTTGATCAGGGCGCTGCGAAGGGCGCGCCCCGTGAAGGGCTTCTCCAGCACGTGGGCGCGGATCTTGGCGAGAAACCGCCACGGCCCCGGATCGTCCACGTTGCCGGTGATGAACAGGAAGCGACCGGCCAGATCCGGCCGCCGCGCGATCGTCGCGTAGTACACCGCCGGGCCCCCGCCGTCCGGCATGCACACGTCGCAGACCACCAGATCGTAGGGCACTCCGTGCACGTGCTCGAGCGCCCGGTCCACGCTGGTCGCCACGTCCACCGTCCACCCGGTGCGGCGGAGCAGCGCGGTCACCACGTCGGCCACCACCAGCGAATCGTCCACCACGAGCGCCCGCGAGGGCAGCCGCGTCGCCGTCGCCTCCGCGGCGGCCCGGGCCGAGCCGGCCACGCTCGGCACCGCGATCGGCTCCCTCTCCTCCGGCAGCGCACGCTCGTGTTCCATCACGGGGCACTAGGGCAGCAAGGCGCTTGCCACCGGCGAGCGTCTGACAAATGGCCGATATCATGGGCCGGATCCTCCGGGACGCAAGATTGGCCGGGCAGCCGAGGGACCAAGCACGGCACCGTTCGTCAACAAAGCGTCGGGGCGCGCGATCACGTGAGCCAGTGCAGCAGCGCGGTGGCCAGCGAGAGGAAGATGGTCACGCCGAGCACGTCCTGCAGCGCGGTCTCGAAGGGGCCGGCGGTGAGCGCGGGATCGAAGCCGAGGCGCTTCGAGAGCATCGGGATCAGCGTGCCGGCCAGCCCCGACAGATTCACCGAGATGAACATCGACACCGCGACCACGAGCCCGAAGGCGGGCGAGTGCCAGAGGAGCCCGATGGTGCCGACCACCACCGCGCACACCACGCCCAGGATGCTCGAGGTCTGGGCCTGCCGTCGCAGCGGCTCCCACCAGCGCGACAGCTGGACCTGGCCGGTGGCGAGGCCGCGCACCACCATGGTCACCGCCTGCAGGCCGGTGTTGCCCGAGATGGCCTGGATCACCGGGATGAACGACGCGAGCAGGATGACCTGGGCCAGCGTGCGATCGAACGCGTGGATGACCCACCCCGCGAACAGCTCGATGAGCAGCGTGGTCAGCACCCACGGCAGGCGCAGCAGCGCGATCTCGTAGGGCGTGCGGCGCTCCAGCTCGGCCGCGTCCGAGCCGGCCAGCCGGAAGATGTCCTCGGACGCCTCCGCCTGCACGATGTCGATGACGTCGTCCTGCGAGATGGCGCCGAGCAGGCGGTTCTGCTCGTCGACCACCGGCACGCTCACCAGTGCGTACTTGGCCACGAGCCGGGCGACCTCTTCGCGATCCGTCTCCGGACGCACGCTGACCAGCTCGTGATCCAGCAGCGCGGCGAGGGGGGTCCGGGGATCCGCGACCAGGAGCCGCCGCAGCGGCACCCGGCCCACGAGGTGCTCGTGGTCGTCCACCACGTACAGCTCGAAGGCGTGCTCTTCGCTCATGGAGCGGCGGATGTGCTGGATCGCGGTCTCGACGGTGGCGGTCTCGGGCAGGGCCAGGAAGTCGGGCGACATGTGCCGCCCGGCCGACTCGTCGGGATGCTCGAGGATGCCCTGGACCTCCTCGGACTTCTCCTCCTCCATGAGGTCGAGGATCTTCTCGGCCTGCTCGGTGGGCAGCTCGTCCACCACATCGGCCGCGTGCTCGGCCGGCATCTGATCGAGGATGCGGGACAGCTCGAGGTCGTCGAGTCCCCGGATCAGCTCGAGCAGCGTGTGGTCGTCGAGCTCGGACAGCACGTCGCCGGCCCGCTCGAGGCCGAGGGACCGGAACAGCGCCGGGCGCTCGCCCGGATCCAGGTGCTGCAGCACGTGGGCGACGTCGGCGGGATGCGCCTCACGCAGCGCCTCCGCATCGGCAGGCTCGGCCTCGGCGGTGGCCAGCCGCTGGGCGGCGTGCAGGAGTCGATCGTCCTCGGCCATGGTGCCTCGATGGGGGGTCAGGCCGGCGCCAAACGCAGGCGCGCCACCACCGGCAGGTGATCCGAAGCCACGCGGGCCAGACGGCTGCGGTGCACGCGGAACCCGTCGGCGTCGAGCCCGCGATCCCAGTAGATGCGATCCAGGGGAAAGAGCGGGAGCGGGGCAGGATGCGTGCGGCGGATGCGCGGGCCGTGCAGCTCGCGCCGAAGCGTCCGCCCGACCGCGCCCGGGAACCAGAACCACTCGTTGAGGTCGCCCACCACCACCCGAGGCCCGGTCAGCTCGTCGTGCAGGATGTGCTCGCGCACGAGCATGCGGACCTGCGAGGCGCGCTCGCGGATCTTCAGCCCGAAGTGCACGTTGAACAGGTGCAGGGGCCGATCCGCCCCGTGGGGCAGTTCGAGGTCCAGCCGGATGCCGCCGCGCGGCTCGCGGTCCGGCTGCGAGAGATCGAAGATGCGGCTGCCCCGCACGGCGAGCCGGGTCAGCACCGCGTTGCCGTAGGCGAGGCCGTCGCGCTCCCGGGTCGGCCCCATCGCCACCTGGACGCCCAGACGCTCGGCGAGCGCGTGCGCCTGGGGCCGGTACACCTCCTGGAGGCCGACCAGGTCCGCGTTGATCTCGCGCAGGACGTCCGCGATGCGGTCCAGGTCCACCCGCCGATCGAGCCCGGCGCACTTGTGGATGTTGTAGCTGGCCACCGTGAAGGTCATTGGCCTCAGCATACCGGTCCCCGGCGACGCTCGCCAAGAAAGCCACGGCCGCCGCCGCGCTCACGGTTGCAACGCCCCCACGGGCTTTGCTAGTCTCCTCGCAGCAGCCGATCGCCGACCGTGAGGTTTTCGTGAGTTCACGCACCGCCCAGCGCGTCCCCGCCATCGTGGCCGCCGTCCGCGAGTTCGTCCAGCACGACGTCATGCCGGCCGCCGCCGCGCTCGAGCATGCCGACCGCTACCCGCAGACCCTCGTCGACCGGATGAAGCGGCTCGGCCTCTTCGGGGCGCTGGTGCCGGCGGACTACGGCGGCCTCGGCCTCGACGTCACCACGTACGCGCGGGTCATCGAGGAGCTCTGCCGCGGCTTCATGTCGCTGGCCGGCGTGATCAACAGCCACACCATGGCCGCGCTGATCGTGCTCCACCACGGCACCGACGAGCAGCGGCTGCGCCTGCTGCCCCGCTTCGCCAGCGGCCAGGCGCGCGGCGGGCTCTGCCTGACCGAGCCGCACGCCGGCTCGGACGTGCAGGCCATCCGCACGGTGGCCCGCCGCGACGGGGACCGCTATCTCATCTCCGGCTCCAAGATGTTCGTGACCAACGGCCGCGAGGGCAACACGTTCGCGCTGCTGGCCCTGACCGATCCGTCGGCCTCCCCGCGCCATCGCGGCATGTCCTGCTTCATCGTCGAGAAGGGCGAGCCGGGGCCCCAGGTCGTCAAGTCCATCGCCAAGCTCGGCTACAAGGGCGTGGACACCGCGGAGCTGGTCTTCGACGCCTTCCCCTGCCCAGCCGCGAACCTGGTGGGCGGCGTGGAGGGCCGCGGCTTCAAGCAGGTGATGTCCGGGCTCGAGGCCGGCCGCATCAACATCGCGGCGCGCGCGGTCGGGGTGGCCCAGGCCGGGCTCGACGAGGCGATTCGCGCCGCCGCCGCCCTGCCCGAGCCGCCGCCCGCGCTGGCCGACATCGCCATGCGGGTGGAGTCGGCGCGGCTCATCACGTACTGGGCCGCCGCCATGAAGGACCGCGGCGAGCGCTGCGACCTCGAGGCGGGCATGGCCAAGCTGCACGCCTCCGAGTCCGCGCAGGAGGTGGCGGTCGAGGCCATGAAGGTCGGGGGCGTGCGGGCCCAGCTCGCCTCCGGCCTGGTGGAGCGCCTCTACCGCGACGCGCCGCTGATGATCATCGGTGAGGGCACCAACGAGATCCAACGCCTCATCATCTGCAAGAACCTGCTCGATCGCTACGGCGAGCGGCCGGGCGCCCTCACCTCGCGCGACCGTCTCGACGAGGAGCCGCGGCAGCTCGTGCTGGCGGTCCGCCAGTCGGTCGAGAAGGACGTCGTCCCGGTGGCGGCCGAGCACGACGCGGGCCGGCGGGATGCGACGCCGCTGGTGGAGCAGCTCGCCGAGCTCGGCATCTTCGGCGCGCTCGCCGACCCCGAGCACGGCGGCCTCGGCCTGCCCCTGCTCACCGCGGTCACGATCGTCGAGGAGGTCGCGCGCGGCTCGGCCGGGCTCGCCTCGTGGCTCGCCGCCCAGCTCGCGGCGACTCTCGCGGTCGAGCGCACCGGCTCGCGGGAGACGCGCGAGCGCTGGCTGCCCGCGATGGTCCGCGGCGAGCAATGGACCGCGCCGGTGGTCGGCGCCTCGATCGGCGCGCGCCGCGCCGGCCAGGAGTGGGTGCTCACCGGGGCGGCCCCGGTGGTGGCGAACGCGAGCCGCGCCAAGCTGTTCCTGGTGAACGCGGCGCTCGAGGGCGGCGGCACGCGCGCCTTCATGGTCGAGGCCGGCCACGCCGGGCTGACCGTGGGCCTCGCGTCGGACACCATCGGGCTTCGGGGGCTGGGGTCCGCCGACGTCGTGCTGGTGGGCGCGCGGCTCCGCGCCTCGGCCGCGCTTCGCGAGGGCGGCGAGATCGTGCTGGAAGCGGCCTCCAGCGTGGGCGCGGCCGCGGTCGCGGTGGGTCTGGCCCAGGCCGCCTTCGAGGCGGCCCTGCGCTACTCGCAGCAGCGGTCGACGTTCGGCCAGCCGATCTGCCAGCACCAGGCGGTGCAGCTCAAGCTGGCCGAGATGGCCACCCGCATCACCGCGGCACGCCTGCTCACCGCGCGGGCCGCCGAGCGCCTGGACGTGGACTCGCGCGACGACGCGGGGGCGGTGATGGCCCGGCTCGCGGCCAGCGAGACCGCCTACGCGGTCACCCTCGACGCCATGCGCATCCACGGCGGCTACGGCTACACCAGCGAGTTCCCGGTCGAGCGCTACTACCGCGACGCGGCCGCGCTGCTGCTGGGCCCGCGCGATCCGGTCGCCGAGCGGCGACGGCTGGCCGCGCGCTGGCTCGAGTCGAACGCGCGACCGTAGGCGGAAGCGATGGGCTACGGCCGGTACTACGAGGAGTTCGCGGTGGGCCAGGAATTCTCCCACTGGCCCGGCCGGACGATCACCGAGGCGGACTGCACCTGGTTCGCGCTGCTCACCATGAATCAGCATCCGCTGCACTCCGACGCGCACTACGCGGCGACCCACACCCAGCACAAGCAGCGCCTGGTGATGGGCCCGCTGGTCTACAGCGTGGTCATCGGGATGACGGTGGCCGACATCTCGGGCCGGGCCATCGCGAACCTGGAGGTGAACGCGCTCAAGCACGAGAAGCCCACCTTCATCGGCGACACCCTCTACGCGAAGAGCCGGGTGCTCGAGCTGCGCGAATCCCGGCAGGGCGACCGCGGCATCGTGACCGTCGAGACGCACGGGCTCAATCAGCGCGGGGATGTCGTCTGCTCCTACACCCGCAAGATCCTGGTGCCCCGGAAGAACCATGCGACCCTCGGCGAGGGGCGCCTGCCCTACTGACATGAACCGCCCTCCGCTCGACTCGGTGCGCATCCTCGCGGTCTCCCAGTTCGGGGCCGGGCCCTTCGGCACCCAGATGCTGGCTGACCTGGGGGCCGACGTGATCAAGATCGAAGACCCCGGGGTGGGCGGCGACAGCGCGCGCTACGTGCCGCCGTTCCAGGGCGAGGCGGACTCGCCCTACTTCCAGTCGTTCAATCGCGGCAAGCGCTCGGTCTCGCTCAATCTCCGCCATCCCGACGGCCAGGCGGTGTTCCACGATCTGGTGCGCGTGTCGGACGCGGTCTTCAACAACGCGCGCGGCGATCTGCCCGACAAGCTCGGCCTCACCTACGACGCGCTGAAGGCGATCAATCCGCGCGTGGTCTGCTGCTCGCTCACCGGCTACGGGCGGACCGGACCGCGGGCGGCCGAGCCGGCCTTCGACTATCTGGTGCAGGGCTACGCCGGCTACATGTCGGTGACCGGCGAGCCGGACGGCCCCCCCGGCAAGTGCGGGGTCTCGGTGATCGACTTCGCGGGAGGCTACGCCGCGATGGTCGGATTGATGGTCGGGCTCTTCGAGGCGCAGCGCACCGGCGTGGGCCGCGACGTGGACATCTCGCTGCTCGACACCGCGGTCAGCATGCTCTCGTACTTCGCGGTGTGGACGCTCAACCGGGACTGGATTCCGGAGCGCACCCGGCACTCGGCCCACCAGACGCTCGTGCCCGCCCAGAACTTCCCGACCCGCGACGGCTGGATCGTGGTGTTCTGCAACAAGGACAAGTTCTGGCGCGACCTCGTCGACGTCCTCGGCGCGCCGGAGCTGGCGGACGACCCGCGCTTCCGCGGCTTCGGCGACCGCTTCGCCCATCGCGAGACGCTCCTGCCGCTGCTGCGCGAGCGGTTCGCCACCCGGACCACCGAGGAATGGCTGGACCGGCTGCGCGGACGGGTGCCGTGCGCGCCGGTCAACGACGTGCGCCAGGCCCTGGCCGACCCGCAGGTGCTCGCGCGGGACATGATCGTCGACGTCCCGCACCCCGAGTTCGGCACCATGCGCGAGGTGCGCAGCCCCGTACGGACCGAGGGCGAGATCCGTCAGCCGCGGCGGGCTCCGCGCCTGGGCGAGCACACCGACGAGATCCTGCGCGAGGTCCTGAGCTACGGCGACGCCACCATCGCGCGGCTTCGCGAGGGCGGTATCATCGGGTAGCACCGGCCGGGCGAGGTGCAGCCGAAGGCGAGCCGGCCGTGGCAGGGCGAGGTGCAGCCGAAGGCGAGCCGAGCGAATACATGATGCTTCCACGGTCGCACGCCACCACCGAGAGACCCGAGGTCGACGAGGAAGAGGCCACCGACGTCGCGGTGGCGCCTCCCTGGATGACCGTGCTGCACAACTGCGACTGCCACACCTTCGAGGAAGTCGTGAAGCAGCTCATGAAGGCCATCGCCTGCTCCGAGGAGCGCGGGTGGGAGCTGGCGTGGCAGGTGCACAACACCGGCAAGGCGGTGGTGAAGGTCGGCCCCGAGACCGAGTGCGTGCGCGTGGGCAACGTCCTCGCCGCGATCGGCCTGATCGTGACCGTCACGCAGTCGTAGTCACGCTCCCGCCGGGCGCGGGGACGTCAGCGCCGCCACGATGGCGTCCACGTCATACACGCACCCGCCCCACGCCCCGCCCCCGGCCTGCTGCAGTGCGGCCCAGAGCCGCGTGTCGTCGGGCAGCTTCGCATCCGGGGCCAGGTCGGGCCGCGGCGGGCGGCCCGCCAGCACCCGGCTCCCTTCCTCCGCGCCGAACATTCGCTCGTCGGCGCCCACCAGGTCGATGCTCCCCTCGAGCCGCAGGCGATCCACCATGATCTGCACGAGATCGCCGTCGCGCAGGCGCCCGATGGGGCCGCCGGCCAGCGCCTCGGGCCCGATGTGGCCGACGCAGGCGCCGGTGGATACCCCGGAGAAGCGCGCGTCGGTGAGCACCGCCACCTGCTTGCCCCACGACAGGTGCTTGAGCGCCGACGTGATCTGGTAGATCTCCTCCATCCCCGCGCCGATCGGCCCGCGGCAGATCAGCACCATGACGTCGCCCGGCTTGACCCGCTCCGGCCCCGTGCTCTTGATCGCGGCGATCGCGGCGCGCTCGGTGGTGAACACGCGCGCCGGGCCGACCTTGCGATACACGCCGTCGGCGTCGACCACCGACGGGTCGATCGCGGTGCTCTTGATCACCGATCCTTCCGGCGCGAGGTTGCCGCGCGGAAACGTCACGGTGCTCGTGAGCCCGCGCGTGCGCGCCCGCTCCGGATCCATGATGACGTCGTCGGGATCCACGCCGTCCTGCTCGCGCAGCCGCTCCCGCAGGGCGCGCCGCCGCGCCGAGCGCTCCCACCAGTCGAGCCCGCGCGCGAGCGGCTCGCCGGAGACGGTGAGGACGCGCTCGTCGAGCAGCCCGGCCCGCCGGAGGTGCAGCATCACCTCCGGCACCCCGCCGGCCAGGAAGACGCGCACCGTCGGGTGATTGCGCGGGCCGTTCGGCAGCACGTCCACGAGCCGCGGCACCCGGCGGTTGACGTCGGTCCAGTCGGCCACGGTGGGACGCCGGAGCCCGGCCGCGTGGGCGACCGCGGTGAGGTGGAGGAGCAGGTTCGTGGAGCCGCCGAAGGCCGCGTGCACCATCATCGCGTTGCGGATGGCCGCGTCGGTGACGACGTCGCGGGTGGTGACGCCGCGCGTGCCGAGCGCGACGAGCGCGCGCGCCGAGCGCCGGGCCATGTCGAGCCAGACCGGCTGGCCCGACGGCGCCAGCGCGGTATGCGGGAGCGAGAGCCCGAGGGCCTCGCCCACCACCTGCGAGGTGGCCGCGGTGCCGAGGAACTGGCAGCCGCCGCCCGGGGACCCGCAGGCGCGGCACCCCAGCTCGGCCGCGCGCTCCAGGGTCAGCTCGCCGTGCGCGAAGCGCGCGCCAATCGACTGCACCGTGCCCGCATCCTCGCCGGCCTGCGGCGGCAGGGTCACGCCGCCGGGCACGAGCACGCAGGGCAGATCCCGCAGCGCGGCCAGCGCCATCATCATCGCGGGCAGCCCCTTGTCGCAGGTGGCGATGCCCAGCACGCCCTTGCGCGTCGGCAGCGATCGGGCCAGCCGGCGCAGGACCACCGCCGCGTCGTTGCGATAGGCGAGGCTGTCCATCATGCCCGGCGTCCCCTGGGTGCGGCCGTCGCAGGGATCGGAGCAGAATCCCGCGAAGGGCAGGCACCCGAGCTCGCCCAGCTCCTGGGCGGCCGCCTGCATCAGCAGGCCGATCTCCCAGTGACCGGTGTGGTAGCCGAGTGCGATGGGCCGGCCGTCGGCGGCGCGAATGCCCCCCTGGGTGGACAGCATGAGGTACTGCGGCCGTCCCAGCTCGCCGGGGTCCCAGCCCATGCCCGCGTTCTGGGTGAGCCCGAAGATGTCGCCGCTCGGGCTATCGCGGAGCATCTCCGCGGTCAGCGGCAGTCGGCCCTGCGGACCGGGCCCGGCGGTCTCGATCGCCCACACCGACGGCTCGGATCCTACGATCTGCTCGAACGAGGTCACCATTTTGGTCTTCACCCCTTCCGGTTTTGGGGGATCGAGCATCCGGCCGTGCGGCGGTCGTTCGCCAATTCAGCCACTTCGATGGTATCGGTCGCTGGCACTGGAGTTGCTCCCGCTAACGGCATGCTGAAGCGACTGGGCACGAGGCTCCTGGACCTGATCGACAACATGCCGCTCGGCTGGCTCGGCGGACCGTTCCGACGCATGACGCCGGTCCCGGTTCGCCGCCCCCGCAGCCCGTACTACCGCTAGCCCTCCCCCGATGAGCCCGGGAGGGCATCTGGTCACGACCGCGGCGGCGTGCGCCGCGGTGTACGCGGGCACGGGCAGCCCGGCCCTGACCGCGGGGCTGGCCGCCGGCGGGTTCCTGATCGACGTCGATCACGTCATCGACTACGTCCTCTTCGAGCGTCAGCGCGATCTGCGGCCCGGCAGCTTCCTCCGCTACTACGTCAACGGCCAGGCTCGGCGGGTCGTGCTGGTCCTCCACTCCTACGAGCTGCTCGCGCTGCTGGCCGCGGTTTCGTGGCTCACCGGGATCGAGTGGCTGTGGGGCTGGGTCTTCGGGATGCTGCTGCACCTGCCACTCGACGTCATCTTCAACGGCAAGTTCGCCTCGGGCGGTCTCGTGCACTTCTACAGCTTCATCGTCCGGGCCCGCGCCGGCTTCCTGGCCGACCGCTTCACCGACCGGGCGCGGCGC
The Candidatus Methylomirabilota bacterium genome window above contains:
- a CDS encoding response regulator → MEHERALPEEREPIAVPSVAGSARAAAEATATRLPSRALVVDDSLVVADVVTALLRRTGWTVDVATSVDRALEHVHGVPYDLVVCDVCMPDGGGPAVYYATIARRPDLAGRFLFITGNVDDPGPWRFLAKIRAHVLEKPFTGRALRSALIKVIA
- a CDS encoding MaoC family dehydratase, producing MGYGRYYEEFAVGQEFSHWPGRTITEADCTWFALLTMNQHPLHSDAHYAATHTQHKQRLVMGPLVYSVVIGMTVADISGRAIANLEVNALKHEKPTFIGDTLYAKSRVLELRESRQGDRGIVTVETHGLNQRGDVVCSYTRKILVPRKNHATLGEGRLPY
- a CDS encoding endonuclease/exonuclease/phosphatase family protein, giving the protein MTFTVASYNIHKCAGLDRRVDLDRIADVLREINADLVGLQEVYRPQAHALAERLGVQVAMGPTRERDGLAYGNAVLTRLAVRGSRIFDLSQPDREPRGGIRLDLELPHGADRPLHLFNVHFGLKIRERASQVRMLVREHILHDELTGPRVVVGDLNEWFWFPGAVGRTLRRELHGPRIRRTHPAPLPLFPLDRIYWDRGLDADGFRVHRSRLARVASDHLPVVARLRLAPA
- a CDS encoding ABC transporter substrate-binding protein, which translates into the protein MAVSRQDPRPRAGEALHGARPSQRPDQGHRLTGRLAAALLLLLALAGPAGAGAPTDQLKAHTDRVVRVLEDPALDQGQRKAEIRAVALAAFDVAEAARRALGPHWSKRTPAEREEFVGIFQGLLERGYLSRIGEYGGERVQYVGERIDGDYGVVRAQIVTAKGTQVPVEARVLRRGDRWLMYDVLIENVSLIASYRSQFDRVIRTSSYEDLVQRLKARGTP
- a CDS encoding CoA transferase — encoded protein: MNRPPLDSVRILAVSQFGAGPFGTQMLADLGADVIKIEDPGVGGDSARYVPPFQGEADSPYFQSFNRGKRSVSLNLRHPDGQAVFHDLVRVSDAVFNNARGDLPDKLGLTYDALKAINPRVVCCSLTGYGRTGPRAAEPAFDYLVQGYAGYMSVTGEPDGPPGKCGVSVIDFAGGYAAMVGLMVGLFEAQRTGVGRDVDISLLDTAVSMLSYFAVWTLNRDWIPERTRHSAHQTLVPAQNFPTRDGWIVVFCNKDKFWRDLVDVLGAPELADDPRFRGFGDRFAHRETLLPLLRERFATRTTEEWLDRLRGRVPCAPVNDVRQALADPQVLARDMIVDVPHPEFGTMREVRSPVRTEGEIRQPRRAPRLGEHTDEILREVLSYGDATIARLREGGIIG
- a CDS encoding NUDIX hydrolase; this encodes MPSDPPPRVLTPETIRFCPLCGARLERRPVGPDRRPEMVCGGCEFVYYLDQKVVAGTIPLVDGRLLLTRRAIEPSRGKWTFPGGYVDWGETVDAAALRETWEETGLTVALGALVGVYSYAATPVVIVVYTAEVLSGTLTLCHENDRLEWVAPADIPWTELAFPSTQAALRDFLARLGNGDHAARGALPA
- a CDS encoding Zn-dependent hydrolase, translated to MRINRARLAGSMDALGKIGETARGGLDRVALTDDDRRGRDLLVGWMKQAGLTVTVDQMGNIFGVRPGTESLPPVFMGSHADSVPSGGKYDGQLGVLCALETIRTLIDARARTRHPVGMIVFTNEEGARFQPAMIASGVMAGKIPLEDAYNARDRDGRRLVDELERIGYLGAEPCVPRPMRAYLELHIEQGPILEEEQIPLGVVEGIVAISWSRITFHGVQDHAGPTPMRIRHDALVAAAEVVGGVRGIARKIGGNLVATVGRLDVTPNIPNAIPGRVGFSVDLRDPAESTIDRALSMLDRVVRAAAKREGVRAEVEHYWRVPRTRFDREVVDAVEAAAVTLGCGHRRILSGAGHDAQYMAAIAPTGMIFVPSRAGRSHCEEEFTALDDIEHGANALLLACAQLAGAQGRLR
- a CDS encoding ATP-dependent Clp protease adaptor ClpS, whose product is MMLPRSHATTERPEVDEEEATDVAVAPPWMTVLHNCDCHTFEEVVKQLMKAIACSEERGWELAWQVHNTGKAVVKVGPETECVRVGNVLAAIGLIVTVTQS
- the mgtE gene encoding magnesium transporter, with translation MAEDDRLLHAAQRLATAEAEPADAEALREAHPADVAHVLQHLDPGERPALFRSLGLERAGDVLSELDDHTLLELIRGLDDLELSRILDQMPAEHAADVVDELPTEQAEKILDLMEEEKSEEVQGILEHPDESAGRHMSPDFLALPETATVETAIQHIRRSMSEEHAFELYVVDDHEHLVGRVPLRRLLVADPRTPLAALLDHELVSVRPETDREEVARLVAKYALVSVPVVDEQNRLLGAISQDDVIDIVQAEASEDIFRLAGSDAAELERRTPYEIALLRLPWVLTTLLIELFAGWVIHAFDRTLAQVILLASFIPVIQAISGNTGLQAVTMVVRGLATGQVQLSRWWEPLRRQAQTSSILGVVCAVVVGTIGLLWHSPAFGLVVAVSMFISVNLSGLAGTLIPMLSKRLGFDPALTAGPFETALQDVLGVTIFLSLATALLHWLT
- a CDS encoding acyl-CoA dehydrogenase family protein encodes the protein MSSRTAQRVPAIVAAVREFVQHDVMPAAAALEHADRYPQTLVDRMKRLGLFGALVPADYGGLGLDVTTYARVIEELCRGFMSLAGVINSHTMAALIVLHHGTDEQRLRLLPRFASGQARGGLCLTEPHAGSDVQAIRTVARRDGDRYLISGSKMFVTNGREGNTFALLALTDPSASPRHRGMSCFIVEKGEPGPQVVKSIAKLGYKGVDTAELVFDAFPCPAANLVGGVEGRGFKQVMSGLEAGRINIAARAVGVAQAGLDEAIRAAAALPEPPPALADIAMRVESARLITYWAAAMKDRGERCDLEAGMAKLHASESAQEVAVEAMKVGGVRAQLASGLVERLYRDAPLMIIGEGTNEIQRLIICKNLLDRYGERPGALTSRDRLDEEPRQLVLAVRQSVEKDVVPVAAEHDAGRRDATPLVEQLAELGIFGALADPEHGGLGLPLLTAVTIVEEVARGSAGLASWLAAQLAATLAVERTGSRETRERWLPAMVRGEQWTAPVVGASIGARRAGQEWVLTGAAPVVANASRAKLFLVNAALEGGGTRAFMVEAGHAGLTVGLASDTIGLRGLGSADVVLVGARLRASAALREGGEIVLEAASSVGAAAVAVGLAQAAFEAALRYSQQRSTFGQPICQHQAVQLKLAEMATRITAARLLTARAAERLDVDSRDDAGAVMARLAASETAYAVTLDAMRIHGGYGYTSEFPVERYYRDAAALLLGPRDPVAERRRLAARWLESNARP